Proteins encoded in a region of the Leifsonia sp. PS1209 genome:
- a CDS encoding 1-phosphofructokinase family hexose kinase — translation MILTVTPNPAVDLTYQVDELDVGESHRVAAPAARAGGKGINVARVIAQTGGSAFALTTAGGAAGLRLADDLGASGVPHEVVPVAAQTRSSVAIVDRGSGLTTIFNETGDQLSSAEWSALWDAVTRLSVPATCIVGSGSLPPGAPEDFYAELVALAAARGIPSIVDATGPGLLRAAEAGASVLKPNRRELAESTGESDPVAGARILLDRGAGLLLVSLGADGMLAIGPSSSPVHARLAEPLHGNATGAGDAGVAAVAACLAAGVTDPERILRRATAWSAAAVLAPLAGELDPSYPEIETRLIVTG, via the coding sequence ATGATCCTGACCGTCACCCCCAACCCCGCCGTGGACCTCACGTACCAGGTCGACGAGCTCGACGTCGGCGAGAGCCATCGCGTCGCCGCCCCTGCGGCGCGCGCGGGAGGCAAGGGCATCAACGTGGCCCGCGTGATCGCGCAGACCGGCGGGAGCGCGTTCGCGCTGACCACCGCCGGTGGGGCCGCCGGGCTGCGCCTGGCCGACGACCTCGGCGCGAGCGGGGTTCCGCACGAGGTCGTCCCGGTCGCCGCGCAGACCCGCAGCAGCGTCGCCATCGTCGACAGAGGCAGCGGGCTCACCACCATCTTCAACGAGACCGGCGACCAGCTCTCCTCCGCGGAATGGTCCGCGCTGTGGGATGCGGTCACCCGGCTGTCCGTGCCGGCCACCTGCATCGTCGGCTCGGGCAGTCTCCCGCCCGGAGCGCCGGAGGACTTCTACGCGGAGCTGGTCGCGCTCGCGGCGGCCAGGGGCATCCCGAGCATCGTGGATGCGACGGGTCCGGGCCTCCTGCGCGCCGCGGAAGCCGGCGCCTCCGTCCTCAAGCCGAACCGCAGAGAGCTGGCGGAGAGCACGGGAGAGAGCGACCCCGTCGCTGGTGCGCGCATCCTCCTCGACCGCGGCGCCGGTCTGTTGCTCGTCTCACTCGGGGCCGACGGGATGCTCGCGATCGGCCCGTCCTCCTCCCCCGTCCACGCCCGGCTGGCCGAGCCGCTGCACGGCAACGCCACCGGAGCAGGGGACGCCGGAGTCGCAGCGGTCGCCGCCTGCCTGGCGGCGGGCGTCACCGATCCAGAGCGCATCCTGCGCAGGGCGACAGCCTGGTCGGCGGCCGCCGTGCTCGCCCCGCTGGCCGGGGAGCTCGACCCGTCGTACCCCGAGATCGAGACCCGCCTGATCGTCACCGGCTGA
- a CDS encoding SIS domain-containing protein, with protein MEAELRSQPETWARAADLRAEQSLLPSTGQRIAVVGCGTSWFMAQSYAALRETAGLGLTDAFAASEAFVDREYDAVVALTRSGTTTEVLELLEQLRASGSTARTVGVVGDPNTPLVDLVDDVVALPFADEKSVVQTRFATTSLALIRASLGENIDTAIRDAQTAVDEELDDTLVSADQYSFLGANWTVGLAHEAALKMREASQSWTESYPAKEYRHGPIAIAAPGRVTWMFGSAPSGLAADVAVTGAHFENSDLDGMADLIRAQRVALARARRFELDPDHPRNLTRSVILAP; from the coding sequence ATGGAGGCCGAACTCCGTTCGCAGCCGGAGACCTGGGCGCGCGCGGCCGATCTGCGTGCGGAGCAGTCGCTCCTGCCGTCGACCGGACAGCGCATCGCCGTCGTCGGCTGCGGCACCTCCTGGTTCATGGCGCAGTCGTACGCCGCTCTCCGGGAGACCGCCGGGCTGGGGCTCACCGACGCGTTCGCCGCCTCCGAGGCGTTCGTCGACCGTGAGTACGACGCGGTCGTCGCGCTCACGAGGTCGGGGACGACGACCGAGGTGCTCGAACTGCTCGAACAGCTCCGCGCATCCGGGAGCACCGCCAGGACCGTCGGCGTCGTCGGCGACCCGAACACGCCGCTCGTCGACCTGGTCGACGACGTCGTCGCTCTGCCGTTCGCCGACGAGAAGTCCGTGGTGCAGACGCGCTTCGCCACCACCTCCCTCGCGCTGATCCGTGCGTCGCTCGGAGAGAACATCGACACCGCGATCCGGGATGCGCAGACCGCGGTCGACGAGGAGCTCGACGACACCTTGGTCTCCGCCGACCAGTACTCCTTCCTCGGCGCCAACTGGACCGTGGGCCTCGCCCACGAGGCCGCGCTGAAGATGCGCGAGGCCTCGCAGTCCTGGACGGAGTCGTACCCGGCCAAGGAGTACCGCCACGGACCGATCGCCATCGCTGCTCCCGGCCGCGTCACCTGGATGTTCGGCTCCGCGCCGTCTGGGCTCGCCGCCGATGTCGCGGTGACGGGCGCGCACTTCGAGAACAGCGACCTCGACGGCATGGCCGACCTGATCCGCGCCCAGCGGGTCGCGCTCGCCCGAGCCCGCCGCTTCGAGCTCGATCCCGACCACCCCCGCAACCTGACCCGCTCCGTCATCCTCGCGCCGTGA
- a CDS encoding sugar ABC transporter permease produces MSHTIETTETGAATGRPRRGASQKPQGTGARDLANAVPWTLPALILIFGVVLFPAGYMIFNSTRKISVAGVDHGSVGFQNYLTVLNRPELPGILFNTLLWVASVVVLTVVISLALSQFLNKNFPGRQWVRMAILIPWAASVVMTTTVFVYGLDPFYGIINKFLVDVHLLAEPFGFTKEPVPAFLSSIAIAVFVSLPFTTYTLLAGLAGIPGDMLEAAKMDGAGAARTYFGVTLPNLRNAIALASLINIINVFNNLPILKLMTGAIPGYKADTTTTYMFKLLQNEQRIDLSSALSVINFLIVLVVVALYLWIVKPMKEVS; encoded by the coding sequence ATGAGTCACACCATCGAAACGACCGAGACGGGGGCGGCCACCGGCCGTCCCCGTCGCGGGGCGTCGCAGAAACCGCAGGGCACGGGTGCCCGTGACCTGGCGAACGCGGTCCCCTGGACGCTGCCCGCCCTCATCCTGATCTTCGGCGTGGTGCTGTTCCCCGCCGGCTACATGATCTTCAACTCCACCAGGAAGATCTCGGTCGCCGGAGTCGACCATGGCTCCGTCGGTTTCCAGAACTACCTCACGGTGCTCAACCGGCCCGAGCTGCCTGGCATCCTGTTCAACACGCTGCTCTGGGTCGCGTCCGTGGTGGTGCTGACCGTCGTGATCTCGCTCGCGCTCTCGCAGTTCCTGAACAAGAACTTCCCCGGCAGGCAGTGGGTGCGGATGGCCATCCTCATCCCGTGGGCGGCCAGCGTGGTGATGACCACGACCGTCTTCGTCTACGGCCTCGACCCGTTCTACGGCATCATCAACAAGTTCCTGGTGGATGTGCACCTGCTCGCCGAGCCGTTCGGCTTCACCAAGGAGCCGGTGCCGGCGTTCCTCTCTTCCATCGCGATCGCGGTGTTCGTCTCCCTGCCGTTCACCACGTACACGCTGCTCGCGGGTCTCGCGGGCATCCCGGGCGACATGCTCGAGGCGGCGAAGATGGACGGCGCCGGCGCTGCTCGCACGTACTTCGGCGTCACGCTCCCGAACCTCCGCAACGCCATCGCCCTCGCCAGCCTCATCAACATCATCAACGTCTTCAACAACCTGCCCATCCTGAAACTGATGACAGGGGCGATCCCCGGCTACAAGGCGGACACGACGACGACATACATGTTCAAACTGCTGCAGAACGAGCAGAGGATCGACCTGTCGAGCGCGCTCAGCGTGATCAACTTCCTGATCGTGCTCGTGGTCGTGGCGCTCTACCTGTGGATCGTCAAACCCATGAAGGAGGTCTCGTGA
- a CDS encoding ROK family protein: MTEHATSPSRSAPLGAGHAVLAFDVGGTDMKAALIDADGRIVALERRATPHDGDQTAEAVVSAVAELSSRFRAEHPEVRPLAIGLLVPGHVDDEAGIGVFSENLRWHDFPFRARVEETVGLPVTFSHDVRGAGEAEHRIGAAAPYRDVVVMAIGTGIAGAIFVDGRLHTGGGMAGEMGHSRVADGPECACGGRGCLEAIASAAAIARRYTALSGVAVPGAKEVLEFAAAGDAVAQSVWDSALDALALDLSHTVALLAPEAIVIGGGLAQAGPALFEPLAARLDAILTFQRRPVLLPASIGENAGVIGAALRARDLLDAATPAEQRPAEQQAEEQTA, from the coding sequence GTGACAGAGCACGCCACTTCCCCGTCCCGGTCGGCTCCGCTCGGCGCCGGCCACGCCGTGCTCGCCTTCGACGTCGGGGGCACGGACATGAAGGCCGCGCTGATCGACGCGGACGGCAGGATCGTCGCGCTCGAACGCCGGGCGACACCGCACGACGGCGACCAGACGGCCGAGGCCGTCGTCTCCGCCGTCGCCGAGCTGTCCTCGCGGTTCAGGGCCGAGCATCCGGAGGTCCGTCCGCTCGCCATCGGGCTGCTCGTGCCCGGCCACGTGGACGACGAGGCCGGCATCGGCGTCTTCTCGGAGAATCTGCGCTGGCACGACTTCCCGTTCCGCGCCCGCGTCGAGGAGACCGTCGGACTGCCGGTCACGTTCAGCCACGACGTGCGAGGCGCGGGAGAGGCCGAGCACAGGATCGGAGCTGCTGCGCCGTACCGCGACGTGGTCGTGATGGCCATCGGCACCGGGATCGCCGGCGCGATCTTCGTGGACGGCCGCCTGCACACGGGCGGCGGCATGGCGGGCGAGATGGGCCACTCCCGCGTCGCTGACGGTCCGGAGTGCGCCTGCGGCGGCCGCGGCTGCCTGGAGGCCATCGCCTCCGCGGCGGCCATCGCCCGCCGGTACACCGCACTCTCCGGCGTCGCCGTTCCCGGCGCCAAGGAGGTGCTCGAGTTCGCTGCGGCCGGTGACGCTGTGGCGCAGTCCGTCTGGGACTCTGCACTGGATGCGCTCGCCCTCGACCTCTCGCACACCGTCGCGCTGCTCGCGCCGGAGGCCATCGTCATCGGCGGGGGTCTCGCCCAGGCGGGCCCCGCCCTGTTCGAGCCGCTGGCCGCCCGGCTGGATGCGATCCTCACCTTCCAGCGACGTCCCGTGCTGCTCCCGGCGAGCATCGGCGAGAACGCAGGCGTGATCGGAGCCGCCCTGCGCGCCCGCGACCTGCTCGACGCCGCGACGCCCGCCGAGCAGCGGCCCGCCGAGCAGCAGGCCGAGGAGCAGACAGCATGA
- a CDS encoding class II fructose-bisphosphate aldolase → MPLVSTADLMHSAASRQTGIGAFNVIHLETAEALVAAAEETQLPVILQISQNCVTYHGGLEPIARATIAVAAASQAHVAVHLDHAEDEELTRQAIDLGFGSVMFDGAKLDYDRNVEATIRVVDYAHANDVFVEAELGEIGGKDGAHAPGVRTDPDEARRFVSETGVDALAVAVGSSHAMTERTASLDLDLIGRLHAAVPVPLVLHGSSGVSDETIVSAIRSGITKVNVSTHLNRFFTEAVRGYLSAHPEVVDSRKYLREGRTAVAGEAARLLALFAVEQASTRTETQRR, encoded by the coding sequence ATGCCGCTCGTCTCCACCGCCGACCTGATGCACTCCGCCGCCTCCCGGCAGACCGGGATCGGCGCCTTCAACGTCATCCATCTGGAGACGGCGGAAGCCCTCGTCGCCGCCGCAGAGGAGACGCAGCTGCCCGTCATCCTGCAGATCTCGCAGAACTGCGTCACCTACCACGGCGGCCTCGAGCCGATCGCCCGCGCGACCATCGCCGTCGCGGCGGCGTCGCAGGCCCACGTCGCCGTCCACCTCGATCACGCCGAGGACGAGGAGCTGACTCGCCAGGCGATCGACCTCGGCTTCGGCTCGGTGATGTTCGACGGCGCGAAGCTCGACTACGACCGCAATGTGGAGGCGACCATCCGGGTGGTCGACTACGCCCACGCCAACGACGTCTTCGTGGAGGCCGAGCTCGGCGAGATCGGCGGCAAAGACGGCGCACACGCCCCCGGTGTGCGCACCGACCCGGACGAAGCACGCCGGTTCGTCTCTGAGACGGGCGTCGACGCCCTCGCCGTCGCGGTCGGAAGCTCGCACGCGATGACGGAGCGGACGGCCTCGCTCGACCTCGACCTGATCGGACGGCTGCACGCCGCCGTGCCCGTTCCCCTCGTGTTGCACGGCTCGTCCGGCGTGTCGGATGAGACGATCGTCTCAGCGATCCGCTCCGGCATCACCAAGGTCAACGTCTCCACCCACCTCAACCGCTTCTTCACGGAGGCGGTGCGCGGCTACCTGTCCGCGCATCCCGAGGTGGTGGACTCGCGCAAATACCTGCGCGAAGGACGCACCGCGGTGGCTGGCGAGGCGGCGCGCCTTCTCGCGCTGTTCGCTGTGGAGCAGGCGTCAACCCGAACGGAGACACAACGGCGATGA
- a CDS encoding extracellular solute-binding protein: MKKSLRWGAAVAMATAATMTLASCGFGGGSGGGSSSGAQSLDLMVASYSDNTKAEWQQIIKDFEAKNSGITVNLDVESWTDINNVIKTRIQAGKQPDILNIDAFAGFAADDLLYPAKDIVSSKTLDDFQSAFAKNASIDGTQYGLPFIASARALFYNKDLFAKAGITDPPKTWAEFETDAGKLKAAGVTGYGMPLGSEEAQAETAIWFYGAGGGYGDAKKLTIDSSENVDGATEMQKIINSGVTEANPGSTNRTPLMNVFIQGQIGMQIGLPPIVGQIKDKNPSLKYGIAPIPTKDGSAFTLGVADHLMAFKGKTDKTASIKKFLDYFYSADVYTKWVGAEGFLPTTKSGADAMASDETIKPFLDLLPNAKFYPSTNPNWAAAQGAIQSQIGQLGQGANPADLLKSIQAKADGQ, translated from the coding sequence ATGAAGAAATCCCTGCGGTGGGGCGCAGCCGTCGCGATGGCGACAGCGGCGACCATGACACTCGCGTCCTGTGGATTCGGCGGCGGCTCCGGCGGCGGATCGTCCAGCGGTGCGCAAAGCCTGGACCTCATGGTCGCGAGCTATTCGGACAACACCAAGGCCGAGTGGCAGCAGATCATCAAAGACTTCGAGGCGAAGAACAGCGGCATCACCGTCAACCTCGACGTCGAGTCGTGGACGGACATCAACAACGTCATCAAGACGCGCATCCAGGCCGGGAAGCAGCCGGACATCCTGAACATCGACGCCTTCGCCGGTTTCGCGGCGGACGACCTGCTCTACCCGGCCAAGGACATCGTCTCGTCGAAGACGCTCGACGACTTCCAGTCGGCGTTCGCCAAGAACGCGTCGATCGACGGCACCCAGTACGGCCTGCCGTTCATCGCCTCCGCCCGCGCGCTGTTCTACAACAAGGACCTGTTCGCTAAGGCGGGCATCACCGACCCGCCCAAGACGTGGGCGGAGTTCGAGACGGACGCCGGCAAGCTCAAGGCGGCGGGTGTCACCGGATACGGGATGCCCCTCGGCAGCGAGGAAGCCCAGGCCGAGACCGCCATCTGGTTCTACGGAGCAGGCGGAGGGTACGGCGACGCGAAGAAGCTGACCATCGACAGCTCGGAGAACGTCGACGGCGCAACCGAGATGCAGAAGATCATCAACTCCGGCGTGACGGAGGCGAACCCCGGTTCGACCAACCGCACCCCGCTGATGAATGTCTTCATCCAGGGCCAGATCGGGATGCAGATCGGCCTCCCGCCGATCGTCGGCCAGATCAAGGACAAGAACCCGAGCCTCAAGTACGGCATCGCGCCCATCCCCACCAAGGACGGCTCAGCGTTCACGCTCGGCGTCGCTGACCACCTGATGGCCTTCAAGGGCAAGACGGACAAGACGGCCTCGATCAAGAAGTTCCTCGACTACTTCTACTCGGCGGACGTCTACACCAAGTGGGTCGGCGCGGAGGGCTTCCTGCCCACCACCAAGTCCGGCGCGGACGCGATGGCCTCCGACGAGACCATCAAGCCGTTCCTCGACCTGCTGCCGAACGCCAAGTTCTACCCGTCCACCAACCCCAACTGGGCAGCAGCGCAGGGGGCGATCCAGAGCCAGATCGGTCAGCTCGGTCAGGGTGCCAACCCGGCAGACCTGCTGAAGTCGATCCAGGCGAAGGCCGACGGGCAGTAG
- a CDS encoding DeoR/GlpR family DNA-binding transcription regulator, translated as MNRAERLNTVLDLLAETGQLEVDDLVTRLDISAATARRDLDALASQQLLTRTRGGAVGQSVAYDLPIRYKREQHAPEKLRIAQAASALVPRGAVVGLCGGTTSTAVATVLGSRPDLMEPSPHPNLTVVTNAINIAAQLVMRPQIKTVVTGGVVHARSYELVGPYSDVVLEKITMDIAFIGVNGIDPAIGATVHDEGEASVNSLMARRATRAVVVADSSKIGRKAFATLGGPKVLNTLITDDGITAEQRAAFADAGFEVIVA; from the coding sequence ATGAACAGAGCTGAGCGGCTGAACACCGTGCTCGACCTGCTCGCGGAGACGGGACAGCTCGAGGTCGACGACCTCGTGACGCGTCTCGACATCTCCGCGGCGACGGCCCGTCGCGACCTCGACGCGCTCGCCTCCCAGCAGCTGCTCACCCGCACCCGCGGCGGAGCTGTCGGCCAGTCCGTGGCATACGACCTCCCCATCCGGTACAAGCGCGAGCAGCACGCTCCGGAGAAGCTGCGGATCGCGCAGGCGGCGAGCGCTCTCGTCCCGCGCGGCGCCGTCGTCGGGCTCTGCGGCGGAACGACGAGCACCGCCGTCGCGACCGTGCTCGGCTCCCGGCCCGACCTGATGGAGCCGTCGCCTCACCCCAACCTCACCGTGGTCACCAACGCCATCAACATCGCCGCACAGCTGGTGATGCGGCCCCAGATCAAGACCGTCGTCACCGGAGGCGTCGTGCACGCCCGCTCCTACGAACTGGTCGGGCCGTACAGCGATGTCGTGCTGGAGAAGATCACGATGGACATCGCGTTCATCGGCGTCAACGGCATCGACCCCGCCATCGGCGCCACCGTGCACGACGAAGGCGAGGCGAGCGTGAACTCCCTCATGGCCAGGCGCGCCACCCGCGCCGTGGTGGTCGCGGATTCCAGCAAGATCGGGCGCAAGGCGTTCGCGACGCTCGGAGGACCGAAGGTGCTGAACACTCTCATCACCGACGACGGCATCACGGCGGAGCAGCGTGCCGCCTTCGCCGACGCCGGGTTCGAGGTCATCGTCGCGTAG
- the nagA gene encoding N-acetylglucosamine-6-phosphate deacetylase, with translation MTAHVIHSARLVSEGRILHNGWVRFEDETIAEVGTGDDWRISVAGDQPDAVTDADGAWVTPGFVDIHTHGGGGASFDDGEDAIRTGMALHQKHGTTRFVLSLVTAPVDDLAVRVAGIAAMMQDDRRILGSHLEGPFLDVGHKGAHDPALLRQATPSDIELLLAAANGTLRQITLAPEQPGGLDAVRAFADAGVAVAVGHTAADYAQTLAAFDAGASILTHAFNGMDGIHHRAPGPVAAATHTAGVTLEIVNDGVHIHPEVVRMTFASAPGRMALITDAMAAAGSSDGDYILGSLAVQVRDGVARLAEGGSIAGSTLTLDDALRRAVTEVGIPVEDAVLALTETPATAVGRGGDLGRLAAGYAADAVLLDDDFRVLQVFTAGAPLPR, from the coding sequence ATGACCGCTCACGTCATCCACTCCGCCCGCCTCGTCAGCGAGGGCCGCATCCTGCACAACGGCTGGGTCCGTTTCGAGGACGAGACCATCGCAGAGGTCGGCACCGGCGACGACTGGCGCATCTCCGTCGCCGGCGACCAGCCGGATGCTGTGACGGACGCCGACGGCGCCTGGGTCACCCCCGGGTTCGTGGACATCCACACCCACGGCGGCGGCGGCGCGTCGTTCGACGACGGCGAGGACGCGATCCGCACCGGGATGGCGCTGCACCAGAAGCACGGGACCACCCGCTTCGTCCTCTCCCTCGTCACAGCGCCCGTCGACGACCTCGCCGTGCGGGTGGCGGGCATCGCGGCGATGATGCAGGACGACCGGCGCATCCTGGGCTCGCACCTCGAAGGACCGTTCCTCGACGTCGGGCACAAGGGCGCCCACGATCCTGCGCTCCTCCGCCAGGCGACGCCGTCCGACATCGAGCTGCTCCTCGCTGCGGCGAACGGGACGCTGCGGCAGATCACCCTGGCCCCGGAACAGCCGGGAGGACTGGATGCTGTTCGCGCCTTCGCCGACGCCGGTGTCGCCGTCGCGGTCGGGCACACCGCGGCGGACTACGCGCAGACGCTCGCGGCGTTCGACGCAGGGGCGAGCATCCTGACGCACGCGTTCAACGGGATGGACGGCATCCACCACCGCGCGCCGGGTCCCGTGGCGGCGGCGACGCACACCGCAGGGGTGACGCTGGAGATCGTGAACGACGGAGTGCACATCCACCCGGAGGTCGTGCGGATGACGTTCGCCTCTGCTCCCGGACGCATGGCGCTGATCACCGACGCGATGGCGGCGGCCGGATCGAGCGACGGTGACTACATCCTGGGCTCGCTGGCCGTGCAGGTGCGCGACGGCGTCGCCCGCCTGGCCGAGGGCGGCTCGATCGCCGGGTCGACTCTCACCCTCGACGACGCGCTGCGCCGGGCGGTCACCGAGGTGGGCATCCCGGTCGAGGATGCGGTGCTCGCGCTCACGGAGACCCCGGCGACCGCCGTCGGTCGCGGTGGCGACCTGGGCAGGCTGGCGGCCGGGTACGCGGCGGATGCCGTGCTCCTCGACGACGACTTCCGCGTGCTGCAGGTGTTCACGGCCGGAGCGCCGCTGCCGCGCTGA
- a CDS encoding carbohydrate ABC transporter permease — MSVQAPSIAAPVTPPPRRRRPAENRFTGRVAGRMVAGLVIALVFIAPYLIMLVGSFKSRNNILTVPPTYLPTTWHPENYLTMWSTPETPLPENLISTIVISVFATALVLLVCVPAAYYTARFRFPGRGVFLFLVIVTQMLQPTVLATGLFKEMVALGINDTWLAMILVNAAFNLAFAIWIMHNFFAGVPKEVDEAAQLDGAGKWTVLFRVQLPLVWPGIVTAIIYTFVASWNEFAASLVILSTDANQPLSVALTKFVGQYDAAWQYVFAVSIVAVIPVVVLFMLIEKRLVGGLTQGSVK; from the coding sequence GTGAGCGTCCAGGCCCCCAGCATCGCCGCCCCGGTGACGCCGCCGCCGCGCCGTCGCCGTCCCGCTGAGAACCGGTTCACCGGCAGGGTCGCAGGCCGGATGGTCGCCGGTCTCGTGATCGCTCTGGTCTTCATCGCGCCCTACCTGATCATGCTGGTGGGCTCGTTCAAGAGCCGGAACAACATCCTGACGGTGCCTCCGACCTACCTGCCGACTACCTGGCATCCGGAGAACTACCTCACGATGTGGTCGACGCCGGAGACGCCGCTGCCCGAGAACCTCATCTCGACCATCGTGATCTCGGTGTTCGCGACGGCGCTCGTGCTGCTGGTCTGCGTGCCGGCGGCCTATTACACGGCGCGGTTCCGGTTCCCGGGGCGCGGGGTGTTCCTCTTCCTGGTGATCGTCACGCAGATGCTGCAGCCGACGGTGCTCGCCACCGGTCTCTTCAAAGAGATGGTCGCCCTCGGCATCAACGACACCTGGCTGGCGATGATCCTCGTCAACGCGGCCTTCAACCTGGCGTTCGCGATCTGGATCATGCACAACTTCTTCGCGGGAGTGCCCAAAGAAGTGGACGAGGCCGCCCAGCTCGACGGCGCAGGCAAATGGACCGTGCTCTTCCGGGTGCAGCTGCCCCTGGTCTGGCCGGGAATCGTGACGGCGATCATCTACACGTTCGTCGCATCCTGGAACGAGTTCGCGGCGAGCCTGGTCATCCTGTCGACGGACGCCAACCAGCCGCTCTCTGTGGCCCTCACCAAATTCGTCGGCCAGTACGACGCCGCCTGGCAGTACGTCTTCGCGGTGTCGATCGTGGCGGTCATCCCGGTGGTGGTGCTGTTCATGCTCATCGAGAAACGACTCGTGGGCGGACTCACGCAGGGCAGCGTGAAGTAG